From a single Microbacterium murale genomic region:
- a CDS encoding anthranilate synthase component I family protein, whose amino-acid sequence MQRCRDAIRAGSAYQLCLTTRFQVDGSHDEVETYLRLRSATPAHHGGFVRIGGRALLSASPETFLHASGGRIRTRPIKGTRPRGGDAASDAALAAELLASAKERAENVMIVDLMRNDLSRVCVPGTISVDGLWQVESYPAVHQLVSTVSGQAVEGLTVRRLWDAAFPAGSMTGAPKLSAMTLLHELEDAAPRGVYSGCFGYVGVDGAMDLAMVIRSILIDGDRAVIGAGGGITWGSDAAAEVEEVATKARAPLAALGAELPEAWRRG is encoded by the coding sequence ATCCAGCGATGCCGAGACGCCATCCGCGCCGGCAGCGCATATCAGCTCTGCCTCACCACCCGCTTCCAGGTCGACGGATCCCACGATGAGGTCGAGACGTATCTGAGACTGCGCTCTGCGACGCCGGCGCACCATGGCGGATTCGTGCGGATCGGCGGCCGGGCATTGCTGAGTGCGAGTCCGGAGACGTTCTTGCACGCGTCCGGTGGACGCATACGCACTCGGCCGATCAAGGGCACGCGACCGCGCGGAGGCGATGCGGCATCCGACGCCGCGCTCGCCGCAGAGCTGCTTGCCAGCGCCAAGGAGCGCGCGGAGAACGTCATGATCGTCGACCTGATGCGCAACGATCTCTCTCGCGTGTGCGTGCCGGGCACGATCAGCGTGGACGGGCTGTGGCAGGTGGAGTCGTATCCGGCTGTGCATCAACTCGTCAGCACCGTGAGCGGGCAGGCGGTGGAAGGACTCACGGTTCGGCGGTTGTGGGATGCTGCGTTCCCCGCCGGCAGCATGACCGGGGCTCCGAAGCTGTCCGCGATGACGTTGCTGCACGAGCTCGAGGACGCCGCACCCCGCGGCGTGTACAGCGGGTGCTTCGGCTATGTCGGAGTGGACGGTGCGATGGATCTCGCGATGGTGATCCGCAGCATTCTGATCGACGGCGACCGCGCGGTGATCGGTGCAGGTGGCGGGATCACGTGGGGGTCTGATGCCGCCGCCGAAGTCGAAGAGGTGGCGACCAAGGCGCG
- a CDS encoding DedA family protein, whose translation MDDILLWILDAVQAVDPVARTLIAGLAVMLETSILIGLIVPGDTIVIIASMGVDGIAETIAMVIAVVIGALIGESIGFWLGRWLGPRIRRSWIGRRVGEAHWQRAERYLRRRGGVAIFLSRFLPVLHSLVPLTVGMSAYSYRRFLAWTAPACLIWATAYVTVTSLAAGSFRDLVDRVHFAGYVFVGIIVVFMLLIFIGKKLLTRWEGRHMHVAVDDADEDAASGMKD comes from the coding sequence GTGGACGACATCCTGCTGTGGATCCTCGACGCCGTCCAGGCCGTCGACCCTGTCGCCCGCACGCTCATCGCGGGTCTCGCAGTCATGCTGGAGACCAGCATCCTGATCGGACTCATCGTCCCCGGCGACACGATCGTCATCATCGCCTCCATGGGTGTCGATGGCATCGCCGAAACGATCGCGATGGTGATCGCGGTCGTGATCGGCGCGCTCATCGGCGAGAGCATCGGGTTCTGGCTCGGGCGCTGGCTCGGCCCTCGCATCCGCCGCTCCTGGATCGGGCGCAGAGTCGGCGAGGCGCACTGGCAGCGTGCCGAACGTTACCTGCGACGGCGCGGCGGCGTCGCGATATTCCTCTCCCGGTTCCTGCCGGTGCTGCATTCTCTCGTGCCGCTGACCGTCGGGATGAGCGCGTACTCCTACCGTCGTTTTCTGGCATGGACCGCGCCTGCCTGTCTGATCTGGGCGACCGCGTACGTCACTGTCACCTCCCTCGCTGCTGGCAGCTTCCGCGATCTCGTCGACCGGGTGCACTTCGCGGGCTACGTGTTCGTCGGCATCATCGTGGTGTTCATGTTGCTGATCTTCATCGGAAAGAAGCTGCTCACGCGTTGGGAGGGCCGTCATATGCACGTCGCGGTCGACGACGCAGATGAGGACGCCGCCTCAGGCATGAAAGACTGA